The genome window ACCCTTCTGTATCAGATATATATTTAGGTGAAAAGATAAGTCAAGATAAAATAATTAATATACCATCTGAAGGCTGGAAAGAGATCCCCTCTTTTTTTTCAAAGAAAAAAAATCTTGACTTTATCTAAAACACCCACTGTTCGTAATGTTAAGCGCAAGCGTCATTACGAACTATAATGTTGTTTAAGTTTCCGAACTTAAAACAACAAAACTCTATTTCAAGTACAACTGGCGATTTTAATGTAAATACATACAATATTGGAATAGATATTGGTAAAATGTTGGACTCCTAAAAAATTTGAATCACCTATTAATCTAAATTATAATGAAGGAAAAACAGAGTAAATTTGATATTGTTCTTGTTGTAATAATTATTGTTTTGGCAATAAGTTTCACCTTTATTATCAGTCCTTATTTAGATAGAGAAAAAGAGCGAAGCTACTTCCAAACACAATTCAAAGTAGATACTTTTCCACTGTTCGTAATGTTAAGTACAAGCGTCATTTCAAACTATAAAATGGATGAAATACGAATCTTTTAAATAAATATGCATATTATTTGTGTGTTGTTATAAGTCACAGACTTATACCTTAGTTAGTTCTTAGTGACGACTTTCGTCTTAACACTAAGAACAGGGTTGAGATCTATTATAAAATGAAGATAATTACACCTTTAATTAAAATTTTACATTTAAAATCATATTTAAAATATATCAATTTTATTTATAAAGCTGATCTTTTAATTCAAAAGAAAGAATTTAATGAAGCAATAAGGTTATGTGAGCAAGTAGAAGTCTATTTACCAAAACTAGAAAATGTATATGGAAAAGAAGCTCTTTATGAGTTATATTACATAAAAGGCTGTGCATTTATGTATTTATCTGATTATGATAGTGGTATTTGTTATTTGACAAAATCTTTACTTTATAAGGAATCAAATAAACAAGCTTTAGATTATTTAGGTTTAATGTATCTTGATAAAGATAGATTTAAATCAAGAAATTACTTTTTAGATTCATTAAAAATTAATGATAAAGACTATAGAACTTACTTTAATTTAGGTCTTTTAGAATCGACAGAGAAAAATTATGATGAGGCAATAATCAATCTAAAAAAATCCATTAACTTAAATAAAGAACATATGGCATCTTATTATAAGTTAGGGACAGTGTATTTTATGCAAAATGATTTAGTTAATGCCCAAAAGTATATTTCTAAACTTGTCGATAAATATGGCTTTCAATTTTATAAAAATATCCAACAAAAAGATTTTTTAGAAAATAAAAATTTATTGGGTAGCAAAAAATCTGAGTTCATTAGATGGATTAAATACGAATTTTTTAAATAAATATGCCTGTTAGTTGTGTGTTGTTATAAGTCCCAGACTTATATATTAGTTAATTCTTAGTGACGACTTTCGTCTTAACACTAAAAACTGACTAACATGTACTCCTAACGTTTATACCATGTCATCTCATCCCAACTATTGGTCCCACCTATCTTGATTGTACTATCACTAACAATCATATATTTGTTTTTTTGTTTACCACTTGGAAGTACTTCTATTACTTTGAAACGATTATCATTTTCGTGTTTGATGTATTTATACAATACATGACCTCTTTTGTAACCATATCCTTCTGCAACTGTACCATTAATCTGATTCAATTTACCGTAATAAACCCCACTATGATTTGATTCATATATTCTCAAACTAAATGAATCATAACCATCCACATAGTCACCTTCTATATTTGGAGCACAAGAAAAAAAGATTAATGAGAGAAAAGTACCGATTATTGGTTTTAAGTTCATTAGTTCAAAAAATTTTAAAAGAAAATCTTATATGAAGTTAGAGCTTATCTTTCTAGATTCCTATAGTTTAACCTCTCCACTGCTCGTAATTTTAAGTGCTAGCGTCATTTCAAACTATAAAATGGATGAAATACGAATTTCTTAATTAAATATGCATATTATTTGTGTGTTGTTATAAGTCCCAGACTTATACATTAGTTAGTTCTTAGTGACGACTTTCGTCTTAACACTAAGAACAGACTCAGTAAGTCCTGGCTACGGTAAAAGT of Flammeovirga agarivorans contains these proteins:
- a CDS encoding tetratricopeptide repeat protein gives rise to the protein MKIITPLIKILHLKSYLKYINFIYKADLLIQKKEFNEAIRLCEQVEVYLPKLENVYGKEALYELYYIKGCAFMYLSDYDSGICYLTKSLLYKESNKQALDYLGLMYLDKDRFKSRNYFLDSLKINDKDYRTYFNLGLLESTEKNYDEAIINLKKSINLNKEHMASYYKLGTVYFMQNDLVNAQKYISKLVDKYGFQFYKNIQQKDFLENKNLLGSKKSEFIRWIKYEFFK